Part of the Limihaloglobus sulfuriphilus genome is shown below.
GCTGGATGCTTGGAAGTCTTGCTGCCGGCGATACAGAGGTTATCAAGGTTGTTGGCCAGGCTAACTCAACCGATACAATCGAGCACTGTGCTACAGTGACATACGTTGTACCGTCATGCGGTTCAGTAGCTGTTGTAGTTCCCGCAATTCAGATTGCGGCAACAGCACCGGCAGAAGTTCTGCTTTGTGACCCGATTCCGGTTACCTATGCGGTAACAAACACCGGTACAGGCGCTGCGTCTAACGTAGTTGTCAACGAGCAGCTGCCCAGCGGTCTTGTAACCGCCGACGGCAAAAACAAAGTTGTATTCGAAATCGGAACACTGGCACGCGGCGAGACAAAAGAGTTTGAGAAGGTTCTCCAGGCTGAACAAACAGGCAGGTATGCAAAGACAGCGGTTGTAACTGCTGATGCAGGCCTCAAGGATAACGCAGATACAGTTACTGTTGTTAAACAGCCTGTACTTGCAATCACAAAGACTTCTCCTGAGAAACGCTATCTCGGGCGTACTATCAAGTATGACGTAACTGTAAGCAACAAGGGCGATGCGGTTGCATCTAATGTTGTTGTTACTGACAAGCTGCCTGGAAATGCTGAGTTCGTTTCAGCTTCCGGCGGTGTATCACCTGCTAACGGCGAGCTTGTATGGAATCTCGGCGACATGGCTCCCGGAGCTTCTAAGAGCGTCAGCGTAACAGTTAAGCCCGCAAGAGAAGGCAGATACGTTAACCGTGCAGCAGCAGAAGCTGTATGTGCAGAGGCAGTTGACGCTTCCAGCGCTACAAATGTTGAAGGTATCGCAGCAGTTCTGCTTGAGGTTATCGACGTTGAAGACCCGATCGAGCTTGGCAAAGAGACTACCTATGTCATAACAGCTACAAACCAGGGTACATCTACTGACAAGAATATCAAGATCGTTTGCGAGCTTGAAGGTTCAATGCAGTATGTCTCTGCTACAGGTGCTACAAACGGCAAAATCAGCGGCAAGACTATAACATTCGCTCCGCTGGCGAAACTTGAGCCAGACGCCAAGGCTACCTGGAAAGTCGTTATCAAAGCTGTAAGTGAAGATGACGCAAGGTTCACAGTTATCATGAACACAGACGCGATTGGTCGTCCTGTTCAGGAAACTGAAGCTACACAATTCTATGAATAATAAAGTTTATAGATTGATTTGATTTGACAGCACCGCCCGGGGTATTTGCTCCGGGCGGTGTTTTTTTATGTTCTTCGTGCGGAGAATTTGTCTTGGGAGATGAATGTGTTTTGCTGATCCTGCCTTGCGGTAAGGTCAGTGGCCTATCACGGCTATTTTCAGTTTATCCGCCAGCGCAAGAGTTTCCTGTTTGTCGATAATAAATGTGTTGTCAGCCTCGACGACCAGTGCCGCCGCGGCGTGTTCGTGCAGGCTTCTGATTGTGTCAGGGCCTACGCATGGGACATCAAAACGCATGTCATGGCTGCTGCGGGGAGCTTTGAGCAGTGTCCATTTGCCTTTTTTGCACAGCCTGCCGGCACGGGATATCATTCGGGCGGTTCCCTCGATGGCTTCGACCGCGATTACGTCTTTGTCCTTGACGGCGACAGACTGGCCTATGTCGAGCTCGCCGATTTTTTTTACGATCTCCCAGCCGAACTCGATATCCTGGCCAACTGTGCGGCTGGGCTGTGTTTTCGTCATAACGCCTTTGTCGGCGAGCTGGTCTTTTGAGTATTTAGTAGAATCGGTCAAAATTATACCTCCGCTTGAAAGCTCATCGGCTATTGCCGACAATAGAGTGTCATTTTGCATTGTTTTGCCGCGAAGCCGCCAGAAATACGTGCGCAGTGTCCGCCAGTCCGGCATATACGCGGCTATGAGCCGGGGGATTGATGCGTTTTGCAGGCGTTTTTTGGCAACCCTGCCGACCATGATTGTTTCCTGGGCTCCTCCGCTTTTCAGAAATCTTATCCATCTGCCCATCTTTGCCAGGGGGACATAGGAAAATTCGTCGCAAACATCTGCCAACTCTGGAGAAGCATTTCCGTCGAGTGCGGCGCATACAACCCGTTTGCCCGCTTTTTTCGCCCCCTCGGCTATGATAAAGGGCAGACGCCCCTGGCCGGCAATCAGCCCGAGAACATTATTGTTACTCGTTTGAGCCATGTGCTTTCTTAAGTTCTTCGAGTTCTTTGGATAAGCGTTTTATTTCCAGCTTCATCTCGGGCAGAGTTTGTATCAGGGTATAGGCCCGTCTTGCCTTGCCGGCATCAATCGCCGGAGAGCCCGCAACCTGTTTGCCCGCCTCAACATCGTTTGTTATCGCCGCCTGGCCGGCAGCCATTACCATATCGCCGACCTTGATATGCCCGACAATAGCCGCCTGACCGCCGATTACGCAGTACTGGCCCAGCTCTGCCGTGCCGGCAACCCCGACCTGCGGTACGAGCAGACAGCCCCGGCCGATGCGGGCGCCGTGACCGATGGTAACCGAATCACCGATTTTGGCTCCTGCTCCGATAACAGTGTCGCGAAGTGAGCCGCGTTCGATGGCGGCGTTTGAGCCGATTTCAACGTCGTCTTCGAGTATAACCCTCTTTATATGAGGTATCTTGTGGTGTACGCCTTCATGTGTAGCAAAACCGAAGCCGTCCTGTCCGATGGTGGCGTTGGCCTGGATGATGACCTTGTTTCCTATAACGCAGTCCT
Proteins encoded:
- the lpxD gene encoding UDP-3-O-(3-hydroxymyristoyl)glucosamine N-acyltransferase, producing the protein MTETTLKEIAAHINGRIIGDENIVINTVSPLDTAGQGSISFLANIKYNKYMKTTEASAVLANKELETSAEAIVLCDDPYYSFCRIVELMYGHRQHHKPGISPNASIADTSQIGDDCCVYDYAVIAENVKIGSGCMIYPGVYIGEGTVMGDNCIAYPNSVIFEDCVIGNKVIIQANATIGQDGFGFATHEGVHHKIPHIKRVILEDDVEIGSNAAIERGSLRDTVIGAGAKIGDSVTIGHGARIGRGCLLVPQVGVAGTAELGQYCVIGGQAAIVGHIKVGDMVMAAGQAAITNDVEAGKQVAGSPAIDAGKARRAYTLIQTLPEMKLEIKRLSKELEELKKAHGSNE
- a CDS encoding DUF11 domain-containing protein; amino-acid sequence: MKKALLSITLAAVVLMAGCYSCESYHEMKGTGPVAPGCENKVYWDDDCMTLAEYMIEQEQAAPAPAKAAPAKAQPAEVCWDTKGAVKITKTMPDEVQLNQPFEYQIHVKNVCNFDVSEVMVVETLSDNFAVSSTDPSATRKGSELSWMLGSLAAGDTEVIKVVGQANSTDTIEHCATVTYVVPSCGSVAVVVPAIQIAATAPAEVLLCDPIPVTYAVTNTGTGAASNVVVNEQLPSGLVTADGKNKVVFEIGTLARGETKEFEKVLQAEQTGRYAKTAVVTADAGLKDNADTVTVVKQPVLAITKTSPEKRYLGRTIKYDVTVSNKGDAVASNVVVTDKLPGNAEFVSASGGVSPANGELVWNLGDMAPGASKSVSVTVKPAREGRYVNRAAAEAVCAEAVDASSATNVEGIAAVLLEVIDVEDPIELGKETTYVITATNQGTSTDKNIKIVCELEGSMQYVSATGATNGKISGKTITFAPLAKLEPDAKATWKVVIKAVSEDDARFTVIMNTDAIGRPVQETEATQFYE
- a CDS encoding LpxI family protein, producing MAQTSNNNVLGLIAGQGRLPFIIAEGAKKAGKRVVCAALDGNASPELADVCDEFSYVPLAKMGRWIRFLKSGGAQETIMVGRVAKKRLQNASIPRLIAAYMPDWRTLRTYFWRLRGKTMQNDTLLSAIADELSSGGIILTDSTKYSKDQLADKGVMTKTQPSRTVGQDIEFGWEIVKKIGELDIGQSVAVKDKDVIAVEAIEGTARMISRAGRLCKKGKWTLLKAPRSSHDMRFDVPCVGPDTIRSLHEHAAAALVVEADNTFIIDKQETLALADKLKIAVIGH